From a region of the Bacteroidales bacterium genome:
- the guaA gene encoding glutamine-hydrolyzing GMP synthase has product MPQTILILDFGSQYTQLIARRVRELNVYCEIHPYNKMPDITKDIKGVILSGSPFSVRQKEAPAPILSNIKGKIPLLAVCYGAQYLAHTNGGEVAPSQIREYGRANLDYISKEDKLFCGLTPGSQVWMSHGDTILKIPDNFIVTASTAEVKVAAFTVDGEETYGIQFHPEVYHSTDGMKLLSNFIAGICGCSQDWTPDSFVDSSISLLKEQLQNDKVVLGLSGGVDSSVAAILLNRAIDSNLYCIFVDNGLLRKNEFESVLENYKSMGLNVTGVRAGEKFLQHLKGVVEPEMKRKIIGKTFIEVFDREAAKIQDVKWLAQGTIYPDVIESVSVKGPSATIKSHHNVGGLPAFMKLQVVEPLKSLFKDEVRRVGKTLGLSETILSRHPFPGPGLGIRIISDITHEKVQILQEVDYIFIEGLKNSGLYSQVWQAAAILLPIQSVGVMGDERTYENVVALRAVTSTDGMTADWAYLPHEFLARVSNDIINKVKGVNRVVYDISSKPPATIEWE; this is encoded by the coding sequence ATGCCTCAGACCATACTTATCCTGGATTTTGGTTCGCAATATACCCAGCTTATTGCCCGCAGGGTACGCGAGCTCAATGTGTATTGCGAAATTCATCCGTACAATAAAATGCCTGATATCACTAAAGATATTAAAGGAGTTATTTTGTCCGGCAGTCCTTTTTCTGTGAGGCAGAAAGAAGCTCCGGCACCTATATTAAGCAATATAAAAGGGAAAATTCCTTTGCTGGCGGTTTGTTATGGAGCTCAATACCTGGCACATACAAATGGGGGAGAGGTAGCCCCATCACAGATACGTGAATACGGCAGGGCAAATCTGGATTATATTTCAAAAGAGGACAAACTTTTTTGTGGCTTAACACCCGGCTCACAGGTTTGGATGTCTCATGGAGACACTATATTGAAAATACCTGATAATTTCATTGTTACGGCAAGTACAGCAGAGGTGAAAGTTGCTGCATTTACAGTTGATGGCGAAGAAACCTACGGAATACAGTTTCATCCCGAAGTGTATCATTCTACGGATGGAATGAAATTGCTCAGTAATTTTATTGCAGGTATTTGTGGATGTTCACAGGACTGGACACCCGATTCCTTTGTGGATAGCTCTATCTCTTTGCTTAAGGAACAGCTTCAGAACGACAAGGTAGTACTGGGACTGTCGGGCGGTGTGGATTCTTCTGTGGCGGCGATACTTCTTAACAGGGCGATAGACAGCAACTTGTATTGCATATTTGTGGACAACGGTTTGTTGCGCAAAAATGAATTTGAAAGCGTGCTGGAAAATTATAAAAGTATGGGATTGAATGTTACCGGCGTCAGGGCGGGAGAGAAATTTTTACAGCATCTGAAAGGTGTAGTTGAGCCGGAAATGAAAAGAAAAATTATTGGAAAAACTTTTATTGAAGTATTCGACAGGGAAGCAGCAAAAATACAGGATGTGAAATGGCTGGCACAAGGTACGATATATCCGGATGTTATTGAGTCGGTGTCGGTGAAAGGCCCTTCAGCCACCATAAAATCCCATCACAATGTGGGAGGCTTGCCTGCATTTATGAAACTTCAGGTTGTGGAACCTTTGAAATCGCTTTTTAAAGATGAAGTCAGAAGGGTTGGTAAAACTCTCGGTCTGAGTGAAACGATACTGAGCCGCCACCCTTTTCCGGGCCCGGGGCTTGGAATACGCATTATCAGCGATATCACACATGAAAAGGTACAGATATTGCAGGAAGTGGACTACATTTTTATTGAAGGATTGAAAAACTCAGGTTTATATTCTCAGGTATGGCAGGCAGCAGCCATATTGCTTCCCATACAGTCTGTTGGAGTGATGGGTGACGAACGGACTTATGAAAATGTTGTTGCGCTTCGGGCAGTAACTTCAACCGATGGCATGACAGCCGACTGGGCGTATTTGCCGCATGAGTTTCTGGCAAGGGTTTCCAACGACATAATTAATAAAGTGAAGGGCGTGAACAGGGTCGTGTATGACATCAGTTCCAAGCCTCCTGCAACCATCGAATGGGAATAA
- a CDS encoding T9SS type A sorting domain-containing protein: MKKLSTLLSFLVLSLFSQAQLSPIWSLNCGGNNMDILENCCYGKENKYTFVGNTRSTNHDITTNHGGVDAWIYIKNADGSTFYSKTLDGTFDDYVTDVVQNSDTLYTFLINSNSFGTTDFPNYNGSSDIWLKTLGSDTLLSTGINIGGFDADYGYDLLLPPDEGYIVAGKSSSTNGIYSENHGGEDGFVVRYSNTGTLSWGHCFGSAADEGLFKMALTPNGNIFAFGQTKVSGNYNPWLLKLSSTGNQLDERIIQGDSNTYPLALVAINDNLLFAGGFTNSTEMEFDANNDNHAGYIVRFDGNTDYDTIVFISGNSMEMLTDIIRYGDTLLLATIVSISNAGIFTGNHGSSDVFVAIYDLDLNIKGIYPFGGTGMDGVYEFCLSSSFLTPSNEMVVATCSESTNGHVPANYGMVDGWIFKFNPELLISGISDDAEENISIYPNPAKETLNVLLPEISTCSIKLCGINGKILKEWQNCGNINRLDIGDIPGGIYLLQINNEKNTITRKIIIP, encoded by the coding sequence ATGAAAAAACTATCCACCCTCTTATCCTTTTTGGTCCTGTCATTATTTTCTCAGGCACAACTCAGTCCGATATGGTCACTCAATTGCGGAGGAAATAACATGGATATACTGGAAAACTGTTGTTACGGAAAAGAAAACAAATACACCTTTGTGGGAAATACCCGTTCCACAAATCACGATATAACAACAAACCACGGAGGTGTTGATGCATGGATTTATATAAAAAATGCCGATGGTTCAACTTTTTATTCCAAAACCCTTGACGGCACTTTTGACGATTATGTAACAGATGTGGTACAAAACAGCGACACTCTATACACCTTTCTCATCAACTCCAATTCATTCGGCACCACTGATTTTCCAAATTACAACGGTTCTTCAGATATTTGGCTAAAAACATTAGGCTCCGACACCCTGCTGAGTACCGGAATCAATATCGGCGGTTTCGATGCTGATTACGGTTACGACCTTTTACTGCCTCCGGATGAAGGATACATCGTGGCAGGCAAATCCAGTTCAACAAATGGAATTTATAGTGAAAACCATGGGGGGGAAGACGGGTTTGTGGTGAGGTACTCTAACACAGGTACATTGTCCTGGGGACATTGTTTTGGAAGCGCTGCCGATGAAGGCTTATTTAAAATGGCTTTAACTCCCAACGGAAATATATTTGCTTTCGGGCAAACCAAAGTGTCAGGAAATTACAACCCATGGCTGTTAAAACTAAGCTCAACAGGAAATCAACTGGATGAACGCATTATTCAGGGCGACAGCAATACCTATCCTTTGGCACTGGTTGCCATTAACGACAATCTGTTATTTGCTGGAGGATTCACCAATTCAACGGAAATGGAATTTGATGCCAATAACGACAACCATGCCGGATACATTGTACGTTTTGACGGCAATACCGATTATGACACAATTGTCTTCATTTCGGGGAACAGCATGGAAATGCTTACCGACATCATCAGGTATGGTGATACTTTGTTGCTGGCTACCATAGTCAGCATTTCCAATGCAGGCATTTTCACCGGAAATCATGGCAGCAGCGATGTTTTTGTAGCCATTTATGATTTAGATCTCAACATTAAAGGCATTTACCCCTTTGGCGGCACCGGTATGGACGGGGTGTATGAGTTCTGCCTTTCTTCTTCATTTCTAACGCCATCCAATGAAATGGTCGTTGCCACTTGCTCCGAATCCACAAATGGCCATGTGCCGGCAAATTACGGTATGGTTGACGGCTGGATTTTTAAGTTTAACCCCGAATTACTTATTTCTGGAATCAGCGATGATGCAGAAGAAAACATCAGCATTTATCCCAACCCTGCAAAGGAAACACTCAACGTGCTGCTTCCGGAAATATCAACATGCAGCATCAAACTTTGCGGCATCAACGGAAAGATTTTGAAAGAATGGCAAAATTGCGGCAATATTAACCGTTTGGATATAGGAGACATCCCGGGCGGAATTTATCTGCTGCAAATCAACAATGAAAAAAACACCATCACCCGCAAAATTATTATCCCTTAA
- a CDS encoding PKD domain-containing protein produces MRTFVVYIFLLFVVNFLFAQQDNKTQIKDKQALQILQQHGEIVIKFNVATKAEINNDLTQIMSIDYVKELSDGQGYEVRAYANMNEFQQFLTRNLPYEIVNKSSAKAVTMATTIAEMLNWDRYPTYSVYEQMLANFASTYPTLCDIDTILSPTPSGNYKILIAKISDNVNTAENEPQFLYSSSMHGDETTGYYLMLRLINYLLTNYGSITQVTNLVNGAEIWICPLANPDGTYYGSNPPGSEIVTSFGGTRRGNQANVDLNRNYPDPSAGQHPDNNSWQPETIAFMAFANEHHFNMGANFHGGAEVMNYPWDTWETSDNPNADAAWWERVCTNYVTTARTVNSSYMSSYPDGVTEGGDWYEITGGRQDYMNYFKQCREVTIELDFEKTTPTENVNNMWNLNYQSLLDYIQESLYGVRGIITDSCSGQPILAKVWVNGYDQANDSSQVYSALPVGNYHKYMIAGTYSITYSAPGYTSKTINNVVLANGQATYENVYLAPTALPVAGFTGTLNDSCSGTVQFTNTSIAASSYMWFFGDGATSTDVNPIHIYAANGTYTVKLNAFNCKGDDSLVRTDYVVIDMAVPPSVTDGYHCGPGIVELSASANGSVKWYDAATSGTLLNTGNTYTTPLLNNSTTYYVENDEVPAPVTGGMTFVASGGSGTSSGSHYLIFNADVPFTLQTVKVNNTSATTISKTIRLLNASDNVINNQQITLSIPTGPQTLTLNFSVPAGTNMRLNCTEGTNLYRHSNGVSYPYTIPSVLSITGSDAGNAYYYYFYDWQVQQTGCVSFRVPVIANIYDEPYAEFNNNIVNTTVTFTNNSTGAANYFWDFGDGNTGNETNPQHTYTDSGTYTVMLVAINGECYDTVYHDVSIALSGIAENCLSQLLVLPNPASDFVILDFGQPINIPVEINMYDVSGQLMYQEKMNTIEKTHDINISALADGLYILMVNTPEQTKYFRVSKIH; encoded by the coding sequence ATGAGGACATTTGTAGTTTATATATTCTTGTTGTTTGTAGTGAATTTTCTGTTTGCGCAGCAAGATAATAAAACCCAGATTAAAGATAAGCAGGCACTGCAAATATTGCAACAACACGGGGAAATTGTTATTAAATTTAATGTGGCTACTAAAGCAGAGATTAATAATGACCTAACTCAGATAATGTCCATTGATTATGTAAAAGAATTATCTGATGGTCAAGGGTATGAAGTCCGTGCTTATGCTAATATGAATGAATTTCAGCAGTTTTTAACAAGAAATCTGCCTTATGAAATAGTTAATAAAAGTAGCGCCAAGGCAGTTACTATGGCTACTACCATTGCTGAAATGCTCAATTGGGACAGGTATCCGACATATAGTGTTTACGAACAAATGCTGGCAAATTTTGCCAGCACTTATCCTACTTTATGCGATATTGACACTATTTTGTCACCAACTCCTTCAGGCAATTATAAAATTCTGATTGCTAAAATATCGGATAATGTTAATACAGCTGAAAACGAGCCGCAATTTCTTTATTCTTCGTCAATGCACGGAGATGAAACGACCGGTTATTATTTGATGCTTAGACTAATTAATTACTTACTGACAAACTATGGTTCTATTACTCAGGTGACAAATCTTGTAAATGGCGCCGAGATATGGATATGCCCTTTAGCTAATCCTGACGGTACATATTATGGTTCAAATCCTCCCGGCAGTGAAATTGTTACTTCATTTGGAGGAACACGGAGAGGCAATCAAGCGAATGTTGACCTGAACAGAAATTATCCTGACCCGAGTGCCGGCCAGCATCCGGATAATAACTCATGGCAGCCGGAAACAATAGCATTCATGGCATTTGCCAATGAACATCACTTTAATATGGGTGCAAATTTTCATGGAGGAGCAGAGGTTATGAATTATCCCTGGGATACTTGGGAAACTTCGGATAACCCTAATGCAGACGCAGCGTGGTGGGAGAGGGTATGCACAAATTATGTTACTACTGCAAGAACTGTAAATAGTTCGTATATGTCAAGCTATCCGGATGGTGTAACAGAAGGAGGCGACTGGTATGAGATTACAGGGGGAAGGCAAGACTACATGAATTATTTCAAACAATGCAGGGAGGTAACCATTGAGCTTGATTTTGAAAAAACTACACCCACAGAGAATGTAAATAATATGTGGAATTTAAATTATCAATCGCTTTTAGATTATATCCAGGAATCATTGTATGGCGTTCGTGGTATTATTACGGACTCCTGCAGCGGACAACCTATCCTGGCAAAAGTTTGGGTTAACGGCTATGACCAGGCAAACGACAGCTCGCAGGTTTATTCTGCTTTGCCCGTTGGAAATTATCATAAATACATGATAGCCGGTACATACAGCATAACTTATTCTGCACCCGGCTACACATCCAAAACAATAAATAATGTAGTATTGGCTAACGGGCAGGCTACTTATGAAAATGTTTATTTAGCCCCAACGGCATTGCCTGTAGCCGGTTTTACCGGAACATTAAACGATAGTTGCAGTGGTACGGTGCAATTTACCAATACTTCAATAGCGGCAAGTTCGTATATGTGGTTTTTTGGTGATGGCGCTACTTCTACCGATGTAAATCCAATTCACATTTATGCCGCCAACGGAACGTATACTGTAAAACTTAATGCATTTAACTGTAAAGGAGACGACTCACTGGTGCGAACCGATTATGTGGTTATTGACATGGCTGTTCCGCCTTCTGTTACGGATGGTTACCATTGCGGGCCTGGTATTGTTGAATTATCTGCTTCTGCCAATGGCAGTGTTAAATGGTACGATGCTGCTACGAGCGGTACATTATTAAACACAGGTAACACATACACAACGCCGTTACTAAATAATAGCACTACTTATTATGTGGAAAATGATGAAGTGCCTGCACCTGTTACAGGCGGGATGACATTTGTTGCCAGTGGAGGTAGTGGAACAAGCTCGGGCTCGCATTATCTTATTTTTAATGCCGATGTCCCTTTCACTCTTCAAACGGTAAAAGTCAATAATACTTCAGCAACAACTATTTCCAAAACTATCCGTTTATTGAATGCCTCAGATAATGTTATCAATAACCAGCAAATCACCCTAAGTATTCCTACGGGACCCCAAACTCTCACTCTTAACTTTTCAGTACCTGCTGGCACGAATATGCGTTTGAACTGTACCGAAGGAACTAATCTCTATCGTCATAGTAATGGAGTATCATACCCTTATACGATACCAAGCGTTTTATCAATAACAGGTAGTGATGCAGGAAATGCATACTATTATTACTTCTATGATTGGCAGGTACAACAAACAGGTTGTGTTAGTTTTCGAGTACCTGTTATTGCAAATATTTATGATGAGCCTTATGCTGAATTCAATAACAACATTGTTAATACAACGGTTACATTTACGAACAATTCTACGGGTGCTGCAAATTATTTCTGGGATTTCGGAGATGGCAATACCGGCAACGAAACTAATCCGCAGCACACATACACAGATAGTGGCACATATACGGTGATGCTTGTTGCAATCAATGGCGAATGTTATGATACGGTATATCATGATGTAAGTATTGCCCTGTCAGGCATTGCAGAAAATTGCCTGTCGCAACTGCTTGTGTTGCCTAATCCTGCAAGTGATTTTGTAATTCTTGATTTTGGCCAGCCCATCAATATTCCGGTTGAAATTAACATGTATGATGTTTCGGGGCAACTGATGTATCAGGAAAAGATGAATACCATTGAAAAAACACACGACATAAATATTTCTGCTTTGGCTGACGGGCTTTATATTTTAATGGTCAATACACCTGAACAAACAAAATATTTCAGGGTATCAAAAATACACTAG
- the glmM gene encoding phosphoglucosamine mutase, which yields MTLIRSISGIRGTIGGKSGEGLNPCDVVKYTGAYAFFISQGKFPCKVVVGRDARTSGEMINNLVCGTLMSMGIDVVDIGLTTTPTTEIAVNELHAQGGIIITASHNPENWNALKLLNARGEFLNNEEAKKLLNIAENEELIYCEVGKIGKYSKNETLIDIHIQKILNLPLVDVAAIKKANFKLTIDCVNSTGSIALPRLLKALGVDAVQELYCEPDGKFPHNPEPLPENLGELSLTVIKNKSHVGFVVDPDVDRLAIVCEDGEMFGEEYTLVAVADYVLKKTPGNTVSNLSSTSALRDITKKYKQEYFTSAVGEVNVVEVMKKKKAVIGGEGNGGVIYPELHYGRDALVGIALFLSHLAREKVSCSALRAKYPNYFISKNKVEVNTDKDISAILNSIKEKYKKYPINTTDGVRIDIDEGWVHLRKSNTEPIIRIYCESNSLVKAESLAKKMIADIREMISNTPLDSSEIII from the coding sequence ATGACATTGATACGTTCAATTTCCGGAATAAGAGGCACTATAGGAGGGAAGTCAGGCGAGGGGCTTAATCCCTGTGATGTAGTAAAGTACACCGGGGCTTATGCTTTTTTTATATCGCAGGGGAAATTTCCATGTAAAGTCGTTGTTGGCCGTGATGCACGTACTTCCGGCGAAATGATAAACAATCTGGTGTGCGGGACACTGATGTCCATGGGCATTGATGTGGTTGATATCGGGCTTACAACAACACCGACTACCGAAATAGCCGTTAACGAACTCCACGCACAGGGTGGCATCATCATCACCGCCAGCCACAATCCGGAAAACTGGAATGCACTTAAATTGCTTAATGCCAGAGGAGAATTTCTGAATAATGAAGAAGCGAAAAAGTTACTGAACATTGCTGAAAACGAGGAACTAATTTATTGTGAAGTAGGTAAAATCGGGAAATATTCAAAAAATGAAACGCTTATTGATATACATATTCAAAAAATTCTGAATCTTCCTCTTGTTGATGTTGCCGCCATAAAAAAAGCAAACTTCAAGCTAACAATTGACTGTGTGAACTCCACAGGAAGTATTGCGTTACCCCGCCTGCTAAAAGCGCTTGGAGTAGATGCAGTTCAAGAGTTGTACTGCGAACCTGACGGGAAATTCCCCCACAACCCTGAGCCTTTGCCAGAAAACCTCGGTGAACTTTCCCTGACTGTCATTAAAAACAAATCACATGTGGGGTTTGTTGTTGACCCTGATGTTGACCGGCTGGCCATCGTTTGTGAAGACGGAGAGATGTTCGGCGAAGAATATACACTGGTTGCTGTGGCTGATTATGTATTAAAAAAAACTCCCGGCAACACCGTCTCAAACCTTTCGTCAACTTCAGCATTGCGTGACATCACCAAGAAATATAAACAGGAGTATTTCACATCGGCCGTTGGAGAAGTAAATGTGGTTGAAGTCATGAAAAAGAAAAAGGCGGTCATAGGCGGCGAAGGCAACGGCGGTGTTATTTACCCGGAGCTGCATTACGGGAGAGATGCTTTGGTCGGCATAGCGCTTTTTCTTTCTCACCTTGCCAGGGAAAAAGTATCCTGTTCTGCGCTTCGTGCCAAATACCCTAACTATTTTATCTCCAAAAACAAAGTGGAAGTTAATACAGATAAAGATATCAGCGCCATTTTGAACAGTATTAAAGAAAAGTATAAGAAATACCCTATCAATACTACCGATGGTGTCAGGATAGATATTGATGAAGGATGGGTTCACCTGAGAAAGTCAAATACGGAGCCCATCATACGTATATATTGTGAAAGTAACTCGTTAGTCAAAGCAGAATCCCTGGCGAAAAAGATGATTGCCGACATCAGGGAAATGATAAGCAACACCCCTCTCGACAGCTCGGAAATAATTATATAA
- a CDS encoding flavin reductase, with product MQHFKTIDIFSLTENAFAMLDKDWMLVAAGTKDNYNMMTASWGGFGVLWKKPVAFVFIRPQRHTYQFVESNDYLTLSFFSEKYRDILTLLGTKSGKEINKMNIEGLSVVETSLKNISFQESRLFFECKKLYHDDIKPAHFLLPEIDKNYPIKDYHRMYICEIINAFKAE from the coding sequence ATGCAGCATTTTAAAACTATTGACATTTTTTCACTGACCGAAAACGCTTTTGCAATGCTCGACAAGGACTGGATGCTGGTTGCTGCGGGCACAAAAGATAATTACAACATGATGACGGCTTCCTGGGGCGGCTTTGGTGTTTTGTGGAAAAAACCCGTTGCCTTTGTTTTTATACGTCCTCAGCGGCATACATACCAATTTGTTGAAAGCAATGACTATCTTACTTTGTCATTCTTTTCGGAAAAATACCGGGATATTTTGACTTTGCTGGGAACCAAATCCGGAAAAGAGATTAATAAAATGAACATTGAAGGCCTGAGTGTTGTTGAAACTTCTTTGAAGAATATTTCATTTCAGGAATCACGTTTGTTTTTTGAATGCAAAAAGCTTTATCACGATGATATCAAACCTGCACACTTTCTCCTTCCCGAGATTGACAAAAATTATCCCATTAAAGATTATCACCGTATGTATATTTGCGAAATAATAAATGCCTTTAAAGCGGAATAA
- a CDS encoding LysM peptidoglycan-binding domain-containing protein, giving the protein MKNYKNITFIVLIFFIFVSFAGAQEIVKSTRTAMVGNVECYLHNVEHGQTIYSISKAYSVNIEDVYKVNPGSKKGIQAGSVLYIPVTKSKEDKNYIIHHVKKGETLYTISFNYNVKVADILAANEGLTEKIKAGQEIKIPVSAKPKEEPKTSFSGNHIVKQGETLLSIARQYFLTVETLKKNNPGLSENIQIGQLIKVPVVSAIRDTIPKDTLKNYDCGKTGMQETYRIALMIPFYLDHSYSIDTAESKSYASTHKSLTFIQFYEGVKIAFDSIGKSGSSFMIYVYDVAENTDMAELLKNKLELKNMDLVIGPFFMSNFAVAAEWCMRHQIPIVNPFSKKEDAIQDNTSAFKLMPSYSAQAEKVLSFISATYPDCNITIVHRNADSLLYKAFIERAEALSGQQGIFTYNIVNYSNAGYSGLVKTLSDNKTNIIITLADGEAFVASYIRSLNELAYNNKIVLFGMPSWEQYFSLDLEYLMNLNLHIFGHSFVDYSSAATKKFIKKFREKYHTDPDYFGFQGYDIMMYFAGVIKKYGKDFSLCLNKYSPELLETGFSFIKSENGGFENTSCMIYRYENYKAVNAIQNPKKDIQLLEKKK; this is encoded by the coding sequence ATGAAAAATTATAAAAATATTACTTTCATAGTACTGATTTTTTTTATATTCGTTAGCTTTGCTGGGGCTCAGGAAATAGTTAAAAGCACCCGGACAGCAATGGTAGGTAATGTGGAATGTTACCTTCATAATGTGGAGCACGGGCAGACCATATACAGCATTTCAAAGGCTTATTCTGTGAATATTGAGGATGTTTATAAAGTGAATCCGGGTTCAAAAAAGGGAATTCAGGCAGGTTCTGTACTATATATTCCCGTAACAAAAAGCAAAGAAGATAAAAATTATATCATCCATCATGTTAAAAAGGGTGAAACGCTATATACGATTTCTTTCAATTATAATGTCAAGGTAGCGGATATATTAGCAGCAAACGAAGGCCTGACAGAGAAAATAAAAGCAGGTCAGGAGATTAAAATTCCAGTTTCTGCTAAACCCAAAGAAGAACCAAAAACATCTTTTTCCGGCAATCATATTGTTAAACAAGGTGAGACATTACTGTCTATAGCCAGGCAATATTTTCTTACCGTGGAAACCTTGAAAAAAAATAATCCGGGCTTAAGTGAAAATATCCAGATAGGCCAACTAATAAAAGTTCCTGTTGTTAGCGCTATCCGGGATACTATTCCCAAAGACACCCTGAAAAATTATGATTGTGGAAAAACCGGCATGCAGGAAACATACCGTATCGCTTTGATGATACCGTTTTATCTTGACCATTCATATAGTATTGATACAGCTGAAAGTAAATCATATGCCTCAACTCATAAGTCGCTGACATTTATCCAATTTTATGAAGGCGTGAAGATTGCGTTTGATAGTATCGGAAAAAGCGGAAGCTCTTTTATGATATATGTTTATGACGTGGCTGAAAACACAGACATGGCAGAATTATTAAAGAATAAGTTGGAACTAAAAAATATGGACCTTGTCATCGGCCCTTTTTTCATGAGTAATTTTGCTGTTGCTGCTGAATGGTGTATGCGCCATCAAATACCCATTGTAAATCCTTTTTCAAAAAAAGAAGATGCCATACAGGATAATACTTCCGCCTTCAAACTGATGCCTTCATACAGTGCACAGGCCGAAAAGGTGCTTTCTTTTATTTCGGCGACTTACCCGGATTGTAATATTACAATCGTGCACCGTAATGCGGACAGTTTGCTTTATAAGGCTTTTATTGAAAGGGCTGAAGCCCTGTCGGGCCAACAGGGAATTTTTACTTACAACATCGTAAATTATAGCAATGCGGGCTATTCTGGACTGGTTAAAACGTTATCTGATAACAAAACAAACATTATCATTACACTTGCCGATGGGGAAGCTTTTGTGGCTTCATACATACGCAGCCTGAACGAGCTTGCTTATAATAATAAAATAGTACTTTTTGGTATGCCCTCATGGGAGCAATATTTCAGCCTTGACCTCGAATATCTCATGAACCTGAACCTGCATATTTTTGGCCATAGCTTTGTGGATTATTCTTCAGCAGCCACGAAAAAATTTATTAAGAAGTTCAGGGAAAAATACCATACAGACCCTGACTATTTTGGGTTTCAGGGATATGATATAATGATGTATTTTGCCGGTGTTATAAAAAAATATGGTAAAGATTTCAGTTTATGCCTCAATAAATACAGCCCCGAACTGCTGGAAACTGGTTTCTCTTTTATCAAATCGGAAAACGGAGGTTTTGAAAATACATCCTGCATGATATACCGCTACGAAAACTACAAAGCCGTAAATGCCATTCAAAACCCAAAAAAAGACATACAACTTCTGGAAAAGAAAAAATAA